TGAACGAACTGGAGCACAGCCGCAACGAGGGGCGGCGCAAGCTGGAGATCGCGCGGAAACGCCTGGAGGAGATCGCCGGGGACCTCACCGCGCGGCTCGAAACGCAGAGCGGCCAGTATGCGGGGGAGGCGGACACCCTGCGCGCCGAAACGGCCCGGGAGCTGGGCGAGAACAACCTGGACGCCCTCGCCCTGCAGATGGGGCGGGAGCTTGACCTGGTGCACTCGCTGGAAACGCAGCAGCTTGACCTGACGCGCGAAATCAAAGGCATGGAGGAGCGTCTGGCAAAGGTGCGCGGGGCCCTCGAGAAGGAGCCGCTCCTGCTGGAGCTGGGCCGCGCCCCCTCGGAGACGGCCTGGTGGATTTCGGGGGCGGAGAACCCGAAGACCCTGGCCGAGCTCCAGGGCAAGGTGATGGTCTCGCAGGAGATCAACACGGCCCACCAGGAGCTGAAGAAGGAGGAGAACGAGGCGGTGGCCACCCTCGCCCAGAAACAGGCGGAGATGTCGGTCATCGCCGGGCAGCTCGAAGCCGCGAAAACCCGGCACGAGGCGCTCAAGGCGCTCTTCGCCGAGCACAAGATGACACAGGCCCGGCTGTCGAACGATCTGGACATCGCGGAGAAGCTTTACTCGAACCTGCGCACGGACGAAAAGACCTTCCTCATCCAGGAGGAGCGGGAGCGGACGCTGGAGGCCAGGAGTCTGGAGGCCGAACTGGCCGAAACGGAGCGCCAGATCGAGGCGGCGAAGGCGGAAGTCGCCGACCTGCAGCGGAGTCTGGCGGAGCACACGGTGGCGCAGATCCGCCTGAAGACCCTCGAGTCCCAGGCGTCCTCCATCTTCAACGACATCGCCCGCACGGAGCGCCAGACCCTGGCCGCACTGGGCGTGGCCTCGGGCGCTGAGGGGCAGGAGGACCGGCCCGTCGGCCTGAACCGGATGACGTTGGAGACCTACGCGACCGAGGACCGGGGGCTCCTCGGGAAGAAGGGGCGCGTGCTGCTGGTTACCCTGCTGGCGTTCATGCTGTCCGCCGCCTACGCCTACCTGAAACACGACGGCCTGCCCAGGTTCCGCGCCTGGATGGAGGCCTTCGAGGCCGCGGACAAACGGAAAGGAAAATGATGCTGCGCGTCGGACTCATCGGCTACGGGTACTGGGGCCCCAACCTCGCCCGAAACTTCAACATGCACGCCGGGTGTACCCTGGTGCGCGTGGCGGACATGCTGGAAAAACGGCGGAAGCTCGTGGAGAAGTCCTACCCCGCCGTGGACGTGGTGGACGACCCCGCCCGGATCACCCGGGCGGACGACATTGACGTCGTCGTCGTCGCCACGCCGGTCTTCACCCACTTTGACCTGGCCAGGGACGCGCTGCTCCACGGCAAGCATGTCTGGGTGGAGAAGCCCATGACCTCCAACAGCGCCCAGGCCGCCGAGCTGGTGGACCTCGCGGAGTCGCGCGGACTGCTGCTCATGGTGGACCACACCTTCCTGTTCACCGGCACGGTGATGAAGATGAAGGAGCTGGTGGACGCCGGGGAGCTGGGCGACATCTACTACTACGACTCGGTGCGCATCAACCTGGGCATCTTCCAGCACGACATCAACGTGATCTGGGACCTGGCACCCCACGACTTCTCGATCATGGACCACCTGCTCGGGCCGAAGGCCCGCGCCCTCAGCGCCCACGGCTCGGGCCATTTCAACACGGGGCTGGAGGATGTGGCCTACGTCATCGTCCACTACGACAACAACCTCATGGCCCACTTCCATGTGAACTGGCTCTCCCCCGTGAAGGTGCGGCGCACGATCCTGGGCGGATCGAAGAAGATGCTGCTGTGGGACGACCTGAACATGGAGGAGCGGATCAAGGTCTACGACAAGGGGATGGAGGTGGAGACGAAGGAGGGCATGTACCAGATTCTCGCCACCCCGCGCCACGGGGCCATGCACGCCCCGGTGGTCCCCGGCGTCGAGGCCCTCTACGCGGAGATTGACTACATGGCGCGCTGCCTGGAGAGCCGGGAGCGCCCCTTCAACGACGGGCAGGCGGGCCTGCGCATGGTGCGCCTGCTGGAGGCGACGGACGCCTCGCTGCGCGAAAACGGCCGCCTCGTGGAGCTTGCCTGAGGCGCGGACACGCCGGAGAAAAGGAGCCCCTTCATGGACAGTTACAACCGCATCGCGCCCGATGTGACCCTCGGCGAGGGGGTGCGCCTGGCGTGCTTCATCAACGCCTACGGCTGCCGCATCGGCGAGCGCACGAAAATCGGCGCCTTCGTGGAGATCCAGAAGAACGCCGTCATCGGCGCGGACTGCAAAATCTCCAGCCACACCTTCATCTGCGAGGGCGTCTCCATCGGCGACGGCGTCTTCATCGGGCACAACGTCACCTTCACCAACGACAAGTACCCGCGCGCCGTCAACCCGGACGGCTCGATGCAGACCGAGGCGGACTGGAAGGTGGCGCCCGTCCACGTGGGCGACCGCGCCTCCATCGGATCCAGTGTCACCGTCCTGTGCGGCGTCACCATCGGCGAGGGCGCCATGGTCGGCGCGGGCAGCGTGGTCACCAAATCCGTGCCCCCGGGCGAGCTGTGGGCCGGAAGCCCCGCCCGCTTCCTCCGCCGCGCCCCGGACGCCCCCCAGGAGGGCGCGGAACCCCCGACGGCATGACCGCCCCCCCGACACGCCGCGCCCTGATCCTTGTGGAGAACCTGTCGGTCCCCTTTGACCGCCGGGTCTGGCGCGAGGCCCTCACCCTGCGCGACGCCGGGTGGCGGGTGTGCGTGGTCTCGCCGCGCGGCGCGGACCGTGACACGGCCGCCCACGAGGTGATTGACGGCGTGGAGGTGCGGCGCTTCCGCCTCGTTGAGGCGGAGGGCGGCCTGAAGGCCTATGTCCTGGAATACGGCCTGGCACTCGTCTCGATGTTCCTGCTCACCCTGCGCTTCCGCCTGGGCGGCCGCCTCGATGTCATCCAGACATGCAACCCGCCGGACCTGCTCGTCTTCGCCGCGCTCCCCTTCCGCCTGCTGGGCGCGCGGATCGTGTTCGACCACCACGACCTCTCGCCGGAGCTGTACATCTCGAAGGGCGGCCGCGCGGGCAGCGGGCTCCACCGCGCCCTTCTCTTTTTCGAGCGCCTGACCTTCCGTCTCGCGGATGTGGTCATGTCCACCAACGAATCCTACCGCCGCATCGCCCTGG
The Candidatus Hydrogenedentota bacterium DNA segment above includes these coding regions:
- a CDS encoding N-acetyltransferase, coding for MDSYNRIAPDVTLGEGVRLACFINAYGCRIGERTKIGAFVEIQKNAVIGADCKISSHTFICEGVSIGDGVFIGHNVTFTNDKYPRAVNPDGSMQTEADWKVAPVHVGDRASIGSSVTVLCGVTIGEGAMVGAGSVVTKSVPPGELWAGSPARFLRRAPDAPQEGAEPPTA
- a CDS encoding Gfo/Idh/MocA family oxidoreductase, with the protein product MLRVGLIGYGYWGPNLARNFNMHAGCTLVRVADMLEKRRKLVEKSYPAVDVVDDPARITRADDIDVVVVATPVFTHFDLARDALLHGKHVWVEKPMTSNSAQAAELVDLAESRGLLLMVDHTFLFTGTVMKMKELVDAGELGDIYYYDSVRINLGIFQHDINVIWDLAPHDFSIMDHLLGPKARALSAHGSGHFNTGLEDVAYVIVHYDNNLMAHFHVNWLSPVKVRRTILGGSKKMLLWDDLNMEERIKVYDKGMEVETKEGMYQILATPRHGAMHAPVVPGVEALYAEIDYMARCLESRERPFNDGQAGLRMVRLLEATDASLRENGRLVELA